From the Nitrobacter hamburgensis X14 genome, one window contains:
- a CDS encoding methyl-accepting chemotaxis protein, protein MLSRLSIRAKIISAISFLLLAMAAMGTLSVLEMETIHDRAVDLRTNWLPSVRELGELRANTIAYGAAVRSHLLAADAAGKDAAEKTLDTAGQAVDETRKAYEAMITAPDERRIYDAFSTQWTSYVAGVRELLAVSRKGDLQASLDLNDRKIEPVGRTADDTLREGIALNHKEADAAGHAASRSYNSAFTIVVAIVSLALIFGIGIGIYLVRDISHAIASIVAPMRKLGAGDLSAVVPHQGEKNEVGTMADALQIFKNALIAKKAADEAAAQDADAKIRRAQRVDTLTRQFESMIGELVGSLSSSSTELEAAANTLTTTAETTGRTSGEAAAASQEVSSNVQSVASATEEITSSVHEIGRQVQEASRVAGDAVRQAEQTDSNIAELSQAAGRIGDVVKLITAVAEQTNLLALNATIEAARAGDAGRGFAVVASEVKTLAAQTAKATDEISAQITDIQAATRDSVTAIREIGTTIKLISEISSAIAAAVEEQGAATQEIARNVQHAAQRSGEVASSITEVSRGAGETGSASSQVLSSAQMLSTESTRLKTEVENFLHTVRAA, encoded by the coding sequence ATGCTTTCCCGCCTATCAATTCGCGCCAAGATCATCTCCGCTATCTCGTTTCTCCTGCTGGCCATGGCCGCAATGGGCACGTTGTCCGTGCTTGAAATGGAAACCATCCACGATCGCGCCGTCGACCTCCGGACCAACTGGCTTCCCAGCGTCCGCGAACTCGGCGAGTTGCGCGCCAACACCATCGCCTACGGAGCCGCGGTCCGCTCCCACCTGCTCGCTGCCGACGCCGCCGGAAAAGATGCCGCCGAGAAAACGCTGGACACCGCCGGACAGGCCGTAGACGAGACCCGCAAGGCCTACGAGGCCATGATCACGGCTCCCGACGAACGACGAATCTACGACGCGTTTTCCACGCAGTGGACGTCCTATGTCGCGGGCGTTCGCGAACTGCTCGCCGTGTCGCGAAAGGGCGACCTCCAGGCCAGCCTCGATCTGAACGACCGCAAGATCGAGCCGGTCGGCCGAACGGCCGACGACACCTTGCGCGAGGGCATCGCGCTGAACCACAAGGAGGCCGACGCCGCGGGCCATGCGGCCAGCCGGAGCTACAACTCGGCCTTCACGATCGTGGTCGCCATCGTGTCGCTGGCGCTGATCTTCGGCATCGGCATCGGAATCTACCTGGTGCGCGACATCTCGCACGCGATCGCCTCGATCGTCGCGCCGATGCGGAAGCTGGGCGCCGGAGATCTTTCCGCGGTCGTCCCGCATCAGGGCGAAAAGAACGAAGTCGGCACGATGGCGGATGCGCTTCAGATCTTCAAGAATGCGCTGATCGCCAAGAAGGCGGCCGACGAGGCCGCGGCGCAGGACGCCGACGCAAAGATCCGGCGCGCCCAGCGCGTCGATACCCTCACCCGCCAGTTCGAATCGATGATCGGCGAACTGGTGGGCTCGCTGTCGTCGTCCTCGACCGAACTCGAGGCGGCCGCCAACACCCTGACGACAACGGCAGAGACCACCGGCCGGACATCCGGCGAAGCGGCCGCCGCCTCGCAGGAGGTTTCTTCCAACGTGCAGTCGGTCGCCAGCGCCACCGAGGAAATCACCTCCTCCGTTCATGAAATCGGCCGGCAGGTCCAGGAGGCGAGCCGCGTCGCCGGCGACGCCGTCAGACAGGCCGAACAGACCGACAGCAACATTGCGGAGCTGTCCCAGGCGGCGGGCCGGATCGGCGACGTCGTCAAACTGATCACGGCGGTCGCCGAGCAGACCAATCTGCTGGCGCTCAACGCCACCATCGAGGCGGCGCGGGCCGGGGATGCCGGCCGCGGCTTCGCGGTGGTCGCCTCGGAAGTCAAGACGCTGGCGGCGCAGACCGCGAAAGCGACCGACGAGATCAGCGCTCAGATCACGGACATACAGGCCGCGACCCGGGACTCGGTGACGGCGATCCGCGAGATCGGGACCACCATCAAGCTGATTTCCGAAATTTCATCGGCGATCGCCGCCGCGGTCGAAGAACAGGGCGCAGCGACGCAGGAGATCGCCCGCAACGTCCAGCACGCGGCCCAGCGCAGCGGCGAGGTCGCCTCCAGCATCACCGAGGTCAGCCGCGGCGCCGGCGAAACCGGTTCGGCATCGAGCCAGGTCCTGTCGTCGGCGCAAATGCTGTCCACAGAAAGCACCCGCCTGAAAACCGAGGTCGAGAATTTCCTGCACACGGTCCGCGCGGCCTGA
- a CDS encoding ArsR/SmtB family transcription factor, whose product MPNAPDVLFRTLADPTRRALFERLCREGEQTVGALTARAGVSQPAVSKHLGVLKQAGLVRDRHEGRQTHYSAQLGALAPLMDWTRQMAGFWQSRFDDLEDLLKRMDQ is encoded by the coding sequence ATGCCGAACGCCCCCGATGTGCTGTTCCGAACGCTCGCCGATCCGACCCGGCGCGCCCTCTTTGAGAGGTTGTGCCGCGAAGGAGAGCAGACGGTCGGTGCCCTGACGGCTCGGGCCGGAGTGTCGCAACCAGCCGTCTCAAAACATCTCGGCGTCCTGAAGCAGGCCGGACTGGTGCGCGACCGCCATGAAGGCCGTCAAACGCACTACAGCGCACAACTCGGCGCGCTTGCCCCGCTGATGGACTGGACAAGGCAGATGGCCGGCTTCTGGCAAAGCCGCTTCGACGACCTCGAAGATCTACTCAAAAGGATGGACCAATGA
- a CDS encoding class I SAM-dependent RNA methyltransferase translates to MTKHLVIDHVGHRGDGVALTDGGNVFVPYALGGETVEVEPLAGRPDRARLLRVATPSPERIAPFCPHFGACGSCAVQHWQPEAYRAWKRQIVIDTLTQAGIGCEVTDLIDAHGAGRRRITVHARRGENGGMRVGFAAPNSHAIVPIDTCPILDPALHGALDAARALADVLRPANKPLDIQVTAADNGLDVDVRGSGPLPAALIATLSRVAEAHRLARLTRHGELVLMRAPPEIGIGAARLVLPPGSFLQATVAGEEALAALVAAHCGKARHIADLFCGVGPFALRLAAGARVTAFDSDAGAIGALQKAAATTHGLKPVKAEARDLFRRPLLTQELRDIDVAVFDPPRQGAQAQSKQLAASKIPVIVAVSCSIATFARDARILIDGGYRLETVTPVDQFRHSPHVELVAKFLRRR, encoded by the coding sequence ATGACCAAACACCTGGTCATCGATCACGTCGGCCATCGCGGCGACGGCGTCGCGCTGACGGATGGCGGCAACGTTTTCGTCCCCTACGCGCTCGGAGGCGAAACCGTGGAGGTCGAGCCGCTCGCGGGCCGTCCCGACCGCGCGCGACTCCTCCGTGTCGCAACGCCGAGCCCCGAGCGGATCGCGCCGTTCTGTCCGCACTTCGGCGCCTGCGGCAGCTGCGCCGTCCAGCACTGGCAGCCAGAGGCCTACCGCGCCTGGAAGCGGCAGATCGTGATCGACACGCTGACGCAGGCCGGCATCGGGTGCGAGGTGACTGATCTGATCGACGCGCACGGCGCGGGACGACGGCGGATCACCGTCCATGCCCGGCGTGGCGAGAACGGCGGGATGCGCGTCGGATTCGCCGCGCCGAACAGCCATGCCATCGTGCCGATCGACACCTGCCCGATCCTCGATCCCGCTTTGCACGGCGCGCTCGATGCGGCGCGCGCGCTGGCCGATGTGCTGAGGCCTGCGAACAAGCCGCTCGATATCCAGGTGACCGCCGCCGACAATGGCCTCGATGTCGATGTCCGCGGCTCTGGACCGCTGCCCGCCGCGCTGATCGCGACACTGTCTCGCGTCGCCGAGGCGCACCGGCTGGCGCGGCTGACCCGTCACGGCGAACTGGTGCTGATGCGCGCGCCGCCGGAGATCGGCATCGGCGCCGCGCGGCTCGTCCTGCCGCCGGGCTCGTTCCTGCAGGCGACTGTCGCTGGCGAGGAAGCGCTGGCGGCGCTGGTGGCCGCGCATTGCGGCAAGGCCAGGCATATCGCCGACCTGTTCTGCGGCGTCGGCCCGTTCGCGCTGCGGCTCGCGGCTGGCGCCCGGGTCACGGCCTTCGACAGCGACGCCGGCGCGATCGGCGCCTTGCAAAAAGCCGCTGCAACCACGCATGGCCTGAAGCCGGTCAAGGCCGAGGCCCGCGACCTGTTCCGCCGCCCGCTGCTGACGCAAGAGCTGCGCGACATCGACGTCGCGGTATTCGATCCGCCGCGGCAGGGCGCACAAGCGCAGAGCAAGCAACTCGCCGCCAGCAAGATTCCCGTCATCGTTGCGGTGTCGTGCAGCATCGCGACATTCGCTCGCGATGCGCGCATCCTGATCGATGGCGGCTACCGGCTCGAAACCGTGACCCCCGTCGACCAGTTCCGGCATTCGCCGCATGTGGAACTGGTCGCGAAGTTTTTACGTCGGCGTTGA
- a CDS encoding TlyA family RNA methyltransferase, whose translation MAKRNSTEPLARKRADVLLVERGLFESRARAQAAIEAGLVTANGKVVTKVSETIPVDATLTAQPAHPYVSRGGVKLAGALERYPIEIENHVCLDVGASTGGFTEVLLAGGAGLVFAVDVGRDQLHPSLRGHPRVVSMESTDIRSFEGKRLPQRPDVVVMDASFISLKAILPVALALAAAPMHLLALIKPQFEAPRAAIKKGIVRDAAVHRAVCDDIAAFAATLGCTEIDVFPSPITGGDGNIEFFLGARRG comes from the coding sequence ATGGCGAAGCGCAACAGCACCGAACCCCTCGCCCGCAAGCGCGCCGACGTGCTGCTGGTCGAGCGCGGCCTGTTCGAGAGCCGGGCGCGGGCGCAGGCTGCGATCGAGGCCGGGCTCGTCACCGCCAACGGCAAGGTTGTGACGAAAGTCTCCGAAACGATTCCCGTCGATGCCACGCTCACAGCTCAACCCGCGCATCCCTACGTGTCGCGCGGCGGCGTCAAGCTTGCCGGCGCGCTGGAGCGCTATCCGATCGAGATCGAAAACCACGTCTGCCTCGATGTCGGCGCCTCGACCGGCGGCTTCACCGAGGTGCTGCTCGCGGGCGGCGCGGGCCTGGTCTTCGCGGTCGATGTCGGCCGCGATCAACTGCATCCGAGCCTGCGTGGCCACCCCCGCGTGGTGTCAATGGAGTCCACCGACATCCGCTCGTTCGAAGGCAAGCGGCTGCCGCAGCGGCCGGACGTGGTGGTGATGGATGCGAGCTTCATTTCGCTGAAGGCCATTCTCCCGGTCGCGCTGGCGCTGGCGGCGGCGCCGATGCATCTGCTGGCGCTTATCAAGCCGCAATTCGAGGCGCCGCGCGCCGCGATCAAGAAGGGCATCGTCCGCGACGCGGCGGTGCATCGGGCGGTGTGCGACGACATCGCGGCCTTCGCGGCGACGCTCGGATGCACCGAGATCGACGTCTTCCCCTCCCCGATCACCGGCGGCGACGGCAACATCGAATTCTTCCTCGGGGCCCGCCGTGGCTGA
- the dxs gene encoding 1-deoxy-D-xylulose-5-phosphate synthase, with product MTDFSKTPLLDTIRTPADLRKLRVEQLRQVADELRKETIDAVSVTGGHFGAGLGVVELTTAIHYIFDTPRDRLIWDVGHQAYPHKILTGRRDRIRTLRTGGGLSGFTKRTESDYDPFGAAHSSTSISASLGMAVARDLSGGKNNVIAVIGDGAMSAGMAYEAMNNAGAMNSRLIVILNDNDMSIAPPVGAMSAYLSRLYSGKTYRSLREAAKQLGKHLPKMIADRAERVEEYSRGFMVNSGTLFEELGFYYVGPIDGHNLDHLLPVLKNVRDMENGPILLHVVTQKGKGYGPAEAAADKYHAVVKFDVSTGAQSKSKPNAPAYQNVFGQSLVKEAEKDDKIIAITAAMPSGTGVDIFNKAFPKRTFDVGIAEQHAVTFAAGLATEGFKPFCAIYSTFLQRGYDQIVHDVAIQSLPVRFAIDRAGLVGADGATHAGSFDNAYLGCLPNFVIMAASDEAELVHMVATQVAINDRPSAVRYPRGEGRGVEMPEVGVPLPIGKGRIVRQGSKVALLSLGTRLAECEKAADELAAHGLSTTIADARFMKPLDVDLVLKLARDHDVLITIEEGSIGGFGSHVMQTLAEHGALDSGQVRVRAMVLPDEFLDHDTPNAMYASVGLDDRGIVAKVFEALGKDVTTETVKLA from the coding sequence GTGACCGATTTCAGTAAGACCCCGCTTCTCGACACCATCCGCACCCCCGCCGACTTGCGCAAGCTCAGGGTCGAGCAGCTCCGGCAGGTTGCTGACGAGTTGCGCAAGGAGACCATCGACGCGGTGTCGGTGACGGGAGGACATTTCGGCGCCGGTCTCGGCGTGGTCGAACTGACTACGGCGATCCACTACATCTTCGACACCCCGCGCGACCGGCTGATCTGGGACGTCGGCCATCAGGCCTACCCGCACAAGATCCTGACCGGCCGCCGCGACCGCATCCGCACGCTGCGCACCGGCGGCGGCCTGTCCGGATTCACCAAGCGCACCGAGAGCGACTACGACCCGTTCGGGGCCGCGCACTCCTCGACCTCGATCTCGGCCAGCCTCGGCATGGCGGTGGCGCGCGATCTCTCCGGCGGCAAGAACAACGTCATCGCCGTGATCGGCGACGGCGCGATGTCCGCGGGCATGGCTTATGAAGCGATGAACAATGCCGGCGCGATGAATTCGAGGTTGATCGTCATTCTCAACGACAACGATATGTCGATCGCACCGCCGGTCGGCGCGATGTCGGCCTACCTGTCGCGGCTCTATTCCGGCAAGACCTACCGTTCGCTGCGCGAAGCCGCCAAGCAGCTCGGCAAGCACCTGCCCAAGATGATCGCCGACCGCGCCGAGCGCGTCGAGGAGTATTCGCGCGGCTTCATGGTCAACAGCGGCACGCTGTTCGAGGAACTCGGCTTCTACTACGTCGGCCCGATCGACGGTCATAACCTCGATCACCTGCTGCCGGTCTTGAAGAACGTCCGCGATATGGAGAACGGCCCGATCCTGCTTCACGTCGTGACGCAAAAGGGCAAGGGCTACGGTCCGGCGGAAGCCGCCGCCGACAAATATCACGCGGTGGTCAAGTTCGACGTCTCCACCGGCGCGCAATCCAAGTCCAAGCCGAACGCGCCCGCCTACCAGAACGTGTTCGGCCAGAGTCTCGTCAAGGAAGCCGAGAAGGACGACAAGATCATCGCGATCACAGCAGCGATGCCGTCCGGCACCGGCGTCGACATCTTCAACAAGGCATTTCCGAAGCGCACATTCGACGTCGGCATTGCCGAACAGCATGCGGTGACCTTCGCCGCCGGCCTCGCCACCGAGGGCTTCAAGCCGTTCTGCGCGATCTATTCGACCTTCCTGCAACGCGGTTACGATCAGATCGTGCACGACGTGGCGATCCAGTCGCTACCGGTGCGCTTCGCCATCGACCGCGCCGGCCTCGTCGGCGCCGACGGCGCGACACATGCAGGCTCGTTCGACAACGCCTATCTCGGCTGCCTGCCGAATTTCGTTATCATGGCCGCCTCCGACGAGGCCGAACTGGTGCACATGGTCGCGACGCAGGTTGCGATCAACGATCGCCCGAGCGCGGTGCGCTATCCGCGCGGGGAAGGCCGCGGCGTCGAAATGCCCGAGGTCGGTGTTCCGCTCCCGATCGGCAAGGGCCGCATCGTCCGCCAGGGCAGCAAGGTCGCGCTGCTGTCGCTCGGTACCCGCCTCGCCGAGTGCGAGAAGGCAGCCGACGAACTCGCCGCGCACGGTCTCTCCACCACCATCGCCGACGCCCGCTTCATGAAACCGCTCGACGTCGATCTGGTGCTCAAGCTCGCGCGCGACCACGACGTTCTGATCACGATCGAGGAAGGCTCGATCGGCGGCTTCGGCTCCCATGTGATGCAGACGCTGGCGGAGCACGGCGCGCTCGACAGCGGCCAGGTGCGCGTGCGCGCGATGGTGCTGCCGGACGAGTTTCTCGACCACGACACGCCGAACGCGATGTACGCCAGCGTCGGGCTTGATGACCGAGGCATCGTCGCCAAGGTGTTCGAGGCGCTCGGCAAGGACGTCACCACCGAGACCGTCAAGCTGGCCTGA
- a CDS encoding exodeoxyribonuclease VII small subunit, with translation MAENALADVKTLSFERAIEELESIVKRLEDGKVPLEESVAIYERGEALKRRCEELLRQAEARVEKITTDASGQVTGTEPLDVQ, from the coding sequence ATGGCCGAAAATGCCCTTGCCGATGTGAAGACGCTTTCCTTCGAGCGAGCCATCGAGGAGCTCGAATCCATCGTCAAGCGCCTGGAGGACGGCAAGGTCCCGCTTGAGGAATCGGTCGCGATCTATGAACGCGGCGAAGCTCTGAAGCGGCGCTGCGAGGAGCTGCTGCGCCAGGCCGAAGCCCGGGTGGAGAAGATCACCACCGACGCTTCCGGCCAGGTTACGGGCACGGAACCGCTCGACGTGCAATAA
- a CDS encoding histone deacetylase family protein, whose translation MTTLVLTHPASLDHLMPLGHPERPDRIRAIDEVLAEDRFKSLARGEAPEGSLDSVALCHNEHYIGELRHRSPAEGLVYLDSDTSMSPGTWEAVMRGVGGAIAATEAVIAGNASNAFVATRPPGHHAETGRAMGFCFFDQAAIAARHAQRKHGIGRVAVVDFDVHHGNGTQDIFWADRTVMYCSTHQMPLFPGSGASGERGDHDTIVNAPLASGDGGAKFRSAFENLILPRLETFAPELLVISAGFDAHSRDPLASLNLDADDFGWVTRKLMDIADATAGGRIVSVLEGGYNLQGLQESVAAHVTALMGA comes from the coding sequence ATGACAACGCTTGTTCTCACGCATCCCGCCAGTCTCGATCATCTGATGCCGCTCGGTCACCCGGAGCGGCCGGACCGGATTCGCGCCATCGATGAGGTGCTGGCCGAAGATCGCTTCAAGAGTCTGGCACGCGGCGAGGCGCCGGAAGGCTCGCTGGATTCGGTCGCGCTCTGTCACAACGAGCATTACATAGGCGAACTCCGGCACAGGTCTCCGGCGGAGGGTCTGGTTTATCTCGACAGCGACACCTCGATGTCGCCGGGGACATGGGAGGCGGTGATGCGCGGCGTCGGCGGCGCTATCGCGGCGACCGAGGCCGTCATCGCCGGCAACGCGAGCAACGCGTTCGTCGCCACGCGCCCGCCGGGACATCATGCCGAGACCGGCAGAGCGATGGGCTTCTGCTTTTTCGACCAGGCGGCGATCGCGGCGCGCCACGCCCAGCGCAAGCACGGCATCGGCCGCGTGGCCGTGGTCGACTTCGATGTACATCACGGCAACGGTACGCAGGATATCTTCTGGGCCGACCGAACGGTGATGTACTGCTCGACGCATCAGATGCCGCTGTTCCCCGGCAGCGGCGCCAGCGGCGAACGCGGCGATCACGATACCATCGTCAATGCGCCGTTGGCGTCGGGCGACGGCGGGGCCAAATTTCGTTCCGCGTTCGAGAACCTGATCCTGCCGCGGCTGGAGACATTCGCGCCCGAACTGTTGGTCATCTCCGCCGGTTTCGACGCGCACAGTCGCGACCCGCTGGCGAGTCTCAACCTGGATGCGGACGATTTCGGGTGGGTGACCCGCAAATTGATGGATATCGCCGACGCGACCGCAGGCGGCCGAATTGTCTCGGTGCTCGAGGGCGGCTATAATCTGCAAGGGTTGCAGGAGTCGGTGGCGGCGCATGTCACCGCACTCATGGGCGCGTGA
- a CDS encoding crotonase/enoyl-CoA hydratase family protein has product MTGHLIVSDDNAIRVITMRRPEKKNAITRDMYRAMSDAIDSAQNDPAIRCIVITGGSGVFTAGNDLDDFLKDSTSGGGAPRASDAVTFLYSLVHNTKPLIAAVDGIAIGIGTTMLFHCDHVLAARTATFSTPFIHLGLVPEGASSLLAPRTMGHQRAFAMLVMGRTLSADEAREAGFVNTVVAPGHTEAEAGKVARDICALPAEAVALSRKLLKPPPEELTRRIDRESHLFAERLHSEEAIAAFQAFFTRKKE; this is encoded by the coding sequence ATGACCGGACACCTCATCGTCAGCGACGACAACGCCATCCGCGTCATCACCATGCGGCGCCCCGAGAAGAAGAACGCGATCACCCGCGACATGTATCGCGCGATGAGCGATGCGATCGACAGCGCGCAAAACGACCCGGCGATCCGCTGCATCGTCATCACCGGCGGCTCGGGCGTGTTCACGGCGGGCAACGACCTCGACGACTTCCTGAAGGACAGCACATCCGGCGGCGGCGCGCCCCGCGCCTCCGACGCCGTGACGTTCCTATACTCGCTGGTGCACAACACCAAGCCGCTGATCGCAGCGGTGGACGGCATCGCCATCGGCATCGGCACCACCATGCTGTTCCACTGCGACCACGTCCTCGCCGCCAGGACGGCGACGTTCTCGACGCCCTTCATCCATCTCGGTCTGGTGCCGGAAGGCGCGTCCAGCCTGCTGGCGCCGCGGACCATGGGCCATCAGCGCGCCTTCGCCATGCTGGTGATGGGCCGCACGCTCAGCGCGGACGAGGCCCGCGAGGCGGGTTTCGTCAACACCGTGGTCGCGCCGGGCCACACCGAGGCCGAGGCCGGAAAAGTCGCCCGCGATATCTGCGCGCTGCCGGCGGAAGCCGTCGCCCTTTCGCGCAAGCTGCTGAAACCGCCACCGGAGGAGCTGACGCGCCGGATCGACCGGGAAAGCCACCTGTTCGCCGAACGGCTGCACTCGGAGGAAGCGATCGCCGCGTTCCAGGCATTTTTCACGCGCAAGAAAGAATGA
- a CDS encoding acyl-CoA dehydrogenase: MTYRAPISDMLLALNHGAGLQAAVKAGHYGDYDADITAAVLEEAGRFATEVLTPLDRTGDQHGARLQDGRVTTAPGWAAAYRRWTAAGWNAVSGPEDFGGQGLPLAINAACTEIWSASNIAFGLCPLLTLSAIEALTAHGSDALKKIYLEKLVSGEWSGTMQLTEPQAGSDVGSLRSRAERAADGSYRIVGTKIFITYGDHDMTDNIVHFVLARLPDAPAGTKGTSLFLISKFLVNADGSLGARNDIHASGIEHKLGIHASPTCTMTMGDEGGAVGYLIGEENRGMQCMFTMMNQARLGVGLEGVGVAERAYQRALAYAQERKQGRAVGKSGDGMDAIIVHPDVKRMLMQMRALTAAARTICYATAVALDVAARATDPDVRAAAAARGALLTPVAKAFSTDIGNEVASLGVQVHGGMGFIEETGAAQHYRDARITSIYEGTNGIQSIDLVTRKLGGDGGAAVWALLDELSATVKRVEASNDPAFGATGTKLRDALGSLERASKWLLERLVSSPNDALAGATPYLRLFGSTLGGCKLAEEALAARDLGDEFGDSRRYVTLTRFFAENVAVQAPALERTVIDGADAVNSADAVLLS; this comes from the coding sequence ATGACCTATCGCGCACCGATCAGCGACATGCTCCTTGCTCTCAACCATGGCGCGGGGCTGCAGGCCGCGGTCAAGGCCGGCCACTACGGCGACTACGATGCCGACATCACGGCAGCGGTGCTGGAGGAAGCCGGCCGGTTCGCAACCGAGGTGCTGACGCCGCTCGACCGCACCGGCGACCAGCACGGCGCCAGGCTGCAAGACGGCCGCGTGACAACCGCACCGGGCTGGGCCGCCGCCTACAGGCGCTGGACCGCGGCGGGCTGGAATGCCGTCTCCGGACCGGAGGATTTTGGCGGACAGGGACTGCCGCTCGCAATCAACGCCGCCTGTACCGAAATCTGGAGCGCATCGAATATCGCGTTCGGTCTGTGCCCGCTGCTGACGCTCAGCGCGATCGAAGCGCTCACCGCCCATGGCAGCGACGCGCTGAAGAAAATCTATCTCGAAAAACTGGTGTCCGGCGAATGGAGCGGCACGATGCAACTGACCGAGCCGCAGGCGGGTTCGGATGTCGGCAGCTTACGCAGCCGGGCCGAACGCGCGGCCGACGGCAGCTACCGCATCGTCGGCACCAAGATCTTCATCACCTATGGCGACCACGACATGACCGACAATATCGTGCATTTCGTGCTCGCGCGGTTGCCAGATGCGCCGGCCGGCACCAAGGGAACCTCGCTGTTCCTGATATCGAAATTTCTCGTCAACGCTGACGGCTCGCTCGGCGCGCGCAACGACATCCACGCCAGCGGCATCGAGCACAAGCTCGGCATCCACGCCTCGCCGACCTGCACCATGACCATGGGCGACGAAGGCGGTGCCGTCGGCTACCTGATCGGCGAGGAAAATCGCGGCATGCAGTGCATGTTCACGATGATGAATCAGGCCCGGCTCGGCGTCGGACTCGAGGGCGTCGGCGTCGCCGAACGCGCCTACCAGCGGGCGCTGGCCTATGCGCAGGAGCGCAAGCAGGGCCGCGCCGTCGGCAAATCCGGCGACGGCATGGACGCCATCATCGTGCATCCCGACGTCAAGCGCATGCTGATGCAGATGCGCGCGCTCACCGCCGCCGCCCGCACCATCTGCTACGCCACCGCCGTCGCGCTGGATGTGGCGGCGCGCGCCACCGATCCTGACGTACGCGCCGCCGCCGCCGCCCGCGGCGCGCTGCTGACGCCGGTCGCAAAGGCGTTCTCGACCGACATCGGCAACGAGGTCGCTTCTCTCGGCGTTCAGGTTCACGGCGGCATGGGCTTCATCGAGGAGACCGGCGCGGCGCAGCACTATCGCGACGCGCGCATCACCTCGATCTACGAAGGCACCAACGGCATCCAGTCGATCGATCTGGTGACGCGAAAACTCGGCGGCGACGGCGGCGCGGCGGTGTGGGCGCTGCTCGACGAACTGTCGGCGACCGTCAAGCGCGTGGAAGCCTCGAACGATCCCGCGTTCGGCGCCACCGGCACGAAACTGCGCGACGCGCTCGGGTCTCTCGAACGCGCCAGCAAATGGCTGCTGGAAAGGCTGGTGTCGTCGCCGAACGATGCGCTGGCCGGCGCGACCCCGTATCTGCGGCTGTTCGGATCGACGCTCGGCGGATGCAAGCTCGCGGAAGAAGCGCTCGCGGCGCGCGACCTCGGCGACGAGTTCGGCGATTCCCGGCGTTACGTCACGCTGACGCGCTTCTTCGCCGAAAACGTCGCGGTACAGGCTCCGGCGCTGGAGCGCACGGTAATCGACGGCGCCGATGCCGTAAACAGCGCCGATGCGGTTTTGCTCTCTTGA
- a CDS encoding VOC family protein, which translates to MGKNTICLWYDKDAEAAARFYAETFPDSSVSAVHHAPGDYPSGKAGDVLTVEFTVAGIPCLGLNGGPAFKHNEAFSFQIATDDQEETDRYWNAIVGNGGRESACGWCRDKWGISWQITPRVLTEAMAAGGDEAKRALSAMMTMKKIDVAAIEKARWG; encoded by the coding sequence ATTGGCAAGAACACTATCTGCCTATGGTACGACAAGGATGCCGAGGCTGCAGCCCGCTTCTACGCCGAGACTTTTCCTGATAGTTCGGTGAGCGCCGTCCACCATGCCCCCGGCGACTATCCGTCCGGCAAGGCGGGCGACGTGCTGACGGTCGAATTCACCGTCGCCGGCATACCCTGTCTCGGTCTCAACGGCGGCCCCGCGTTCAAACACAACGAGGCTTTCTCGTTCCAGATCGCCACTGACGATCAGGAAGAGACTGACCGCTACTGGAACGCCATCGTCGGCAATGGCGGCCGAGAAAGTGCGTGCGGCTGGTGCAGGGACAAATGGGGCATCTCCTGGCAGATCACGCCGCGCGTGCTAACCGAGGCGATGGCTGCCGGCGGCGACGAAGCAAAACGCGCGCTCAGTGCGATGATGACCATGAAGAAAATCGACGTCGCCGCGATCGAGAAGGCACGGTGGGGCTGA